From the genome of uncultured Bacteroides sp.:
ACTGTTGCTATTAACTATCAACAATCAGATTTCTATACTATTTGCTACGATGCAGCTAAAAGAACTTGTCCTAACGTAAATATGGATAGTTTAACCCGCGAACAACAAAGAGCGGCTTACGACATTTATTATGCTGAAGGACGAAAACTGGTAATGGCAAACCCTACTGAGTTTGGAAAGATTGTGGTACGTCCTGTTGACCGTCGTGAGAATTACGTAAAACGCTGTGTAGGATTACCCGGAGATACTTTGAAAATAGTTAATGGACAAGTATACATCAATAGCGTACCTTCCAAGAATCCGGAGAACCTTCAATTCAACTACTTCGTTCAGACAACAGGTTCTTATATTCCTGAAGAAGTGTTCCGTGATTTAAATATCAGCATAGATGATCAGGCTTTATTGCCTAACGAATGGAATGATGAACTAAAAGGTCAGGGCTTTACTAAAACAGATGGTCAAGGCAAACTAGCTCCGGTTTATCATCTTCCTTTAACCAAGAAAGCTTATCAGGCTCTTCTTTCAAACAAGAAGTTAATTGCAAAGATAATGAAGGAACCTGAAGATTACACCGGACAACTTTATCCGATGAATCTTTATACAAAGTGGGATAGAGATAACTACGGTCCTATCTGGATTCCAAAGAAAGGCGCAACAGTTAAGCTTACTGCTGATAATCTTCCTATCTATGAACGCCCAATCCGCGCTTACGAAGGCAATAAGCTTGAAGTAAAAGGTGGAAAGATCTATATCAACGGTAAACAGACCAATAGCTATACATTCAAGATGGACTATTACTGGATGATGGGTGATAACCGTCACAATTCTGCCGATTCAAGATACTGGGGATTTGTTCCTGAAGATCACGTTGTAGGTAAGCCAATTCTTGTATGGTTATCTTTGGATAAAGACAGAGGTTGGTTTAGCGGAAAAATCCGTTGGAATCGTCTATTTAAGTTCGTAGACAACATTAAATAATGAGACCAAGAGCAAAGGACTTCTTTTTCTGGATAAAAGCATTAGTAATTGCAGTTGCAGGGGTATTACTCCTGCAATTCTTTGCTTTTAGCTCCTGTTACATTCCTTCATCGGGAATGGAGAATTCTTTGTATCGTGGTGATCAGATTATTATTAATAAATGGGCATACGGACTGCGCATGCCTTTCATGTCGGCTTTTGGCTATAAAAGAATTAATGAGCGTCCGGTTCACAAGAACGACATCGTTATTTTCAACAATCCTCAGGCCACATCTACCACCCTTCCTGCTGATAAGCGAAAAGTGTTTATAAGCCGATGCATGGGGCTTCCGGGAGATACTTTAATGATTAGCAATCAATACTCCATTATTTGCCCAAGAGCAGAAGTTAATCCCGACCATAAGCAGCTCTATGTATATCCTAAAGAGAAGGAAAGCTCCATAGAGAAAAACATAAAGAAACTAGGTATTGAAGATAACAGACTGCTAGGCTACAACAAGAATGGATATGTTCGCAGTTTCAGCCGTTACGAAATTTATCTGTTAAACCAGGAAATTCCGGATTTAAAGATTAAGTCTATTCTTCCCGACACATGTAAGCAGACCCGTTCCTTAATTGTTCCGGGAAAAGGACGGAGCATTCGTGTAACTCCATGGAACATTTATTTCTTAAAGAATGCTATCAATGAACACGAAGGCAAGAAAGCATTCATTATCAAAGATTCTCTACTATACGTTAACGGAGAAAAAGTATCCTCTTTTGTGTTTACGAAAGACTATTACTGGATGGTATCCAATAACTCCATAAATATCAATGATTCGCGCATTTTCGGATTCGTTCCGAAAGACTATATTATCGGAAAAGCATCTTTTGTGTGGTTTTCGAAAGACAGCCAGGCCGGACTTTTTGGCGGTTACCGATGGAAGCGATTCTTTCAATCTGTAAAATAATGAAACAAACTATTTATCTCAGCTCGGCATATCTGGCTCCTGTGGAATATTATGCACGGCTATATAGCTGTGAAAAGGCTTTTATTGAGCAACATGACAACTATATTAAGCAGACTTACCGCAACCGATGCACTATTGCTTCTGCCGATGGTCCGCTAACGCTCTCAATCCCTACCGAAAAGCCGGAAACGCTTAAGTGCCCGATGAAAGATATTCGCATATCCGATCATGGAAACTGGCGTCATTTGCATTGGACTGCCATTGAATCTGCCTACAGCAACTCTCCATTCTTTGAGTATTACCGAGACGATTTTGCACCTTTTTACGAACAGAAACATGAGTTTTTATTCGATTTCAACGAAGCTCTCTGCAAGCTTGTCTGCGAATTAATTGATGTTCATCCCATCATGGAGCGTACAACTGAATACAAACAGTCATTCCTGCCAAATGAGATAGATTTCAGAGACCTGATACACCCCAAAAAAGCTCCTCAAGAAGGTTTTACTGCAAATCCATATTATCAGGTATTCGACACACGACACGGCTTCCTGCCCAACCTGAGCATTATTGATCTTCTTTTCAATATGGGGCCTGAGAGTTTGCTTGTATTACGTGATGCAAATAAATAAGAGAATATTGCCTGCAAAAGTTAATCCGGATCATCTAGAATCCGGATTTTTTTGTTTTTGTATACATTTATTTTAGAGGTGGTGACAAACTTTAAAGAAAACTTCTTTTATATGTCTCGTGCTAAAATTTAGCACCGCGGATACCAAGGCGTTTCAGAAGGTGCCCCCTTGTTACCCCCCAAATTTATTCTAGCAATAAATCTGTTTTTGGAGAGAAGAAATGATCAAGCAAAACCATAGCGATAATCTATTGATTATCTGACTATAAAACAAAATATTTCGGAATTCAGACATTAACGGCAACAACTACAGAACGTAAGTATAAGTACAAAAAAATTATTTGCCTATAAATAAAATCCATTCACCAATAAAACAGATTCATTGGCCAATGGATTTATTTTATTGGTGAATTAATCGGCAAGTAAACCTTATCGGTAAATCAGGGTTGAAAGCATTTCTTCTGCAAACATCTCATTAGCTACCTCCAATAATCCTTCGGCAGTTAAAGACTCAATGCGGAGGAACAAGGCTTCCGGTGAATCAAATTTATTGTAATGCAGAAAAGATTTAGCCATATCGAGCGCATTATTCTCGTTATTGTCAGAAGCTACCCCTATTTGACCAATTAATTGCTTCTTTGCCGCATTCAATTGCAAAGCAGTCATTTTCACATCACGAAGATGTTTCAACTCCTTATAAGTGAGATTCAGACAAGCATCCACATCTTCAGGATCGGTTCCAAAATAGATACAGAAAACTCCGGTATCAGTATAAGAAGTGAGATTGGATTCTACGCTATACACCAAAGCCTTCCTCTCACGAAGAGAAACATTTAGTTTACTATTCATTCCCGGACCACCAAGAATATTATTTAGAAAATACAGTGCAGTACGTTTCTCGCTATAAGCATCATACCCCCTGCCACCAATCATTACATGCGCCTGATTTGTATCTTTAGGAACAACCAGATGTTCCGGTATATAAGCTGGTGGAGAATTCCGAATAGTCTTATATTCAGAAAACGACACATCGTGCATTGATTTTTCTACCAGCCGAACCACTTTTTTAAAATCGAGATTTCCCAATACAAAAAAGACCATGTTCGTGGGGTGATAATAACGTGATGTGAAATTTAATACATCAGCAGTAGTAAAATTCCGTAGTTGCTCCGGTTTTCCAAGAATATTTCTGCCCAAAGGATGGTTCTTGAAAATCAGATCCTCGAAATCGTCAAAGATAAGCTCTGAAGGAGTATCGTCATACAACTTAATCTCATCAATAACAACCTCGACCTCCTTATCAATTTCGCGCTGAGGAAAAGTGGAATGAAACACAATGTCAGTCAACAACTCAACAGCACGAGGGAAATGTTCCGTTAAAAAGGCCGAATAAATAACCGTTTCCTCTTTATTCGTATAAGCATTCAAGTCGCCCCCTACGTTCTCCATCCGGTTAATAATATGCCATGCCTTGCGCTTTTCAGTGCCTTTAAAACTAAGGTGCTCCACAAAGTGAGCCATTCCCTGCTCGTTTTCTTGTTCATCGCGGGTACCTGCATCTACAGCAT
Proteins encoded in this window:
- a CDS encoding S26 family signal peptidase, whose translation is MRKATSKQWRNFGIVTVLYLLFLVWVSSWWGLIVVPFIFDAYISKLVPWNFWRTSKNQTVRSVMSWVDAIVFALVAVYFVNIYFFQNYQIPSSSLEKSLLVGDFLFVSKMSYGPRVPNTPLSMPLAQHTLPVFNCKSYIEFPQWGYKRAPGFGKVQHNDIVVFNFPAGDTVAINYQQSDFYTICYDAAKRTCPNVNMDSLTREQQRAAYDIYYAEGRKLVMANPTEFGKIVVRPVDRRENYVKRCVGLPGDTLKIVNGQVYINSVPSKNPENLQFNYFVQTTGSYIPEEVFRDLNISIDDQALLPNEWNDELKGQGFTKTDGQGKLAPVYHLPLTKKAYQALLSNKKLIAKIMKEPEDYTGQLYPMNLYTKWDRDNYGPIWIPKKGATVKLTADNLPIYERPIRAYEGNKLEVKGGKIYINGKQTNSYTFKMDYYWMMGDNRHNSADSRYWGFVPEDHVVGKPILVWLSLDKDRGWFSGKIRWNRLFKFVDNIK
- a CDS encoding pitrilysin family protein → MHYNQHTLPNGLRIIHAPSLSKVAYCGYAVDAGTRDEQENEQGMAHFVEHLSFKGTEKRKAWHIINRMENVGGDLNAYTNKEETVIYSAFLTEHFPRAVELLTDIVFHSTFPQREIDKEVEVVIDEIKLYDDTPSELIFDDFEDLIFKNHPLGRNILGKPEQLRNFTTADVLNFTSRYYHPTNMVFFVLGNLDFKKVVRLVEKSMHDVSFSEYKTIRNSPPAYIPEHLVVPKDTNQAHVMIGGRGYDAYSEKRTALYFLNNILGGPGMNSKLNVSLRERKALVYSVESNLTSYTDTGVFCIYFGTDPEDVDACLNLTYKELKHLRDVKMTALQLNAAKKQLIGQIGVASDNNENNALDMAKSFLHYNKFDSPEALFLRIESLTAEGLLEVANEMFAEEMLSTLIYR
- a CDS encoding WbqC family protein, whose protein sequence is MKQTIYLSSAYLAPVEYYARLYSCEKAFIEQHDNYIKQTYRNRCTIASADGPLTLSIPTEKPETLKCPMKDIRISDHGNWRHLHWTAIESAYSNSPFFEYYRDDFAPFYEQKHEFLFDFNEALCKLVCELIDVHPIMERTTEYKQSFLPNEIDFRDLIHPKKAPQEGFTANPYYQVFDTRHGFLPNLSIIDLLFNMGPESLLVLRDANK
- the lepB gene encoding signal peptidase I; translation: MRPRAKDFFFWIKALVIAVAGVLLLQFFAFSSCYIPSSGMENSLYRGDQIIINKWAYGLRMPFMSAFGYKRINERPVHKNDIVIFNNPQATSTTLPADKRKVFISRCMGLPGDTLMISNQYSIICPRAEVNPDHKQLYVYPKEKESSIEKNIKKLGIEDNRLLGYNKNGYVRSFSRYEIYLLNQEIPDLKIKSILPDTCKQTRSLIVPGKGRSIRVTPWNIYFLKNAINEHEGKKAFIIKDSLLYVNGEKVSSFVFTKDYYWMVSNNSININDSRIFGFVPKDYIIGKASFVWFSKDSQAGLFGGYRWKRFFQSVK